Proteins encoded within one genomic window of Halocatena marina:
- a CDS encoding Nif3-like dinuclear metal center hexameric protein: MDLCELCSRLDTRLRTTAYADLDASANGLQVGPREQEIERAAFAVDGAVATIERAAAFDADLLLVHHGLSWGGFERVTGQDYDRIAPLIEDDIALYVSHLPLDGHQELGNAAGLADHLALDDRVPFGTLGSEHIGQRGRLSTPLATEKLAKRLTTLEGESEVQTLPFGPETIEDVAIVTGSGVDWLDEARAAGVDAFITGEGKQQAYHEAREAGINVYLAGHYATETFGVRALKTLVEEWGIETTYISHPTGL; this comes from the coding sequence ATGGATCTCTGTGAGCTTTGTTCACGACTCGACACTCGTCTCCGAACGACTGCGTACGCCGACCTCGATGCGAGCGCGAACGGTCTTCAGGTTGGCCCGCGCGAACAGGAAATCGAACGGGCGGCATTCGCGGTTGATGGCGCTGTTGCAACGATTGAACGAGCGGCTGCGTTCGATGCTGATCTCCTTCTCGTCCACCATGGTCTCTCGTGGGGCGGATTCGAGCGAGTAACCGGTCAGGACTACGATCGTATCGCACCGCTCATCGAGGATGACATCGCGCTATACGTCTCGCATCTCCCACTCGACGGGCATCAGGAACTCGGCAACGCGGCGGGACTTGCCGATCATCTCGCGCTCGATGATCGTGTTCCGTTCGGGACACTCGGAAGCGAGCATATCGGCCAGCGTGGGCGGCTTTCGACCCCGCTTGCGACCGAGAAACTGGCGAAACGGCTCACAACACTCGAGGGTGAATCCGAAGTACAGACCCTTCCATTCGGTCCCGAGACGATCGAGGATGTGGCGATCGTTACTGGGAGCGGTGTCGACTGGCTCGATGAAGCGCGCGCTGCTGGTGTGGACGCGTTCATCACCGGTGAAGGAAAACAACAGGCGTACCACGAGGCGCGCGAGGCAGGTATCAACGTCTATCTCGCCGGGCACTACGCAACGGAGACGTTCGGTGTGCGAGCGCTCAAGACGCTCGTCGAAGAGTGGGGGATTGAGACGACGTACATCAGCCATCCGACCGGGTTGTGA
- a CDS encoding rod shape-determining protein, whose product MLDEELEEEEETTETNLSPVGVKLGSTRTVVVQPQGSVIRTHEALTCLATYQDVLTGKRRAIYGEEAANEYPERVQFMLRSGLPEDDERAEAAATFFNKFIQANDVSEDSVVVYAIPTIDNERGLSNLANVIEESGIGTKLIRSYPESLCGSIPAIGTGLDAIGRIFIAINMGSTNLEACAYRRGEQLSRFSTGAVTGNEVDRWISNYVEEETQGRVNIDQTTAREYKEQHGDFNDFEPFTDIIQQPGGGTHEFTIERSVTDALDRYVDDAVDEIANNFLPQLANRYIKIYKQTLDEPIVLTGGMACIPGLVEEFEDRLSEELQHEVKVTAPEEPVTAAARGAQRIAERFVEEESY is encoded by the coding sequence ATGCTCGATGAGGAATTGGAGGAGGAGGAGGAAACAACTGAAACGAACCTCTCTCCAGTGGGCGTTAAGCTTGGCAGTACCCGAACGGTTGTTGTTCAACCACAGGGAAGTGTTATACGAACACACGAGGCACTCACGTGTCTCGCAACCTATCAGGACGTTTTGACCGGTAAGCGACGCGCCATCTACGGAGAGGAGGCAGCGAACGAGTATCCCGAGCGAGTCCAATTCATGCTCCGTTCTGGCCTCCCAGAAGACGACGAGCGGGCAGAAGCAGCTGCGACGTTCTTCAATAAATTCATCCAAGCGAATGATGTTTCGGAGGACAGCGTCGTTGTCTATGCAATCCCAACGATTGACAACGAGCGTGGGCTGTCAAATCTGGCGAACGTCATCGAAGAGAGTGGCATTGGTACAAAGCTTATCCGGAGCTATCCCGAGTCACTCTGTGGTTCGATTCCGGCGATCGGTACCGGGTTGGACGCAATCGGACGCATCTTCATCGCGATCAACATGGGTTCGACGAATCTCGAAGCCTGTGCGTACCGCCGGGGTGAACAACTCTCGCGCTTTTCGACCGGTGCTGTCACAGGTAATGAAGTCGATCGCTGGATCTCTAACTACGTCGAAGAAGAGACACAAGGTCGGGTAAACATCGATCAGACGACTGCACGAGAGTACAAAGAGCAACACGGTGACTTCAACGACTTCGAGCCGTTCACCGATATTATCCAACAGCCTGGTGGCGGCACTCACGAATTCACCATCGAACGCAGTGTGACGGACGCACTCGACCGATATGTCGATGACGCAGTCGATGAAATCGCCAACAACTTCCTGCCACAACTGGCGAACCGTTACATCAAGATCTACAAACAGACCTTAGATGAACCGATCGTCCTGACCGGAGGAATGGCGTGCATCCCCGGACTGGTCGAAGAGTTCGAAGATCGACTCAGTGAGGAACTCCAACATGAAGTCAAAGTCACAGCGCCTGAAGAACCCGTTACGGCCGCTGCACGGGGTGCACAACGCATCGCAGAACGTTTCGTCGAAGAAGAATCCTACTGA
- a CDS encoding arginase family protein: MFPGAAADRNVADYVLLGAPLDVSTTFQPGTRFGPDRIRQHARTFDDFDHHTGLRFSDLGVHDGGDLHAWDDAAEYIGFLEGMLSDVRDDGALGIPIGGEHTVSLAGVRAFDPDVFVCLDAHLDLRSEYDGNPMSHATITRQALDVADRAIIVGARTGSEDEWERASENDVTVIPPDEVTAWTSELQVQSNRILDQKPAPASNPVSTSDLDLDSDSDSDSDSNSDLNLNFDWGSVFGGDVYLSVDIDGADPAFAPGTGTMEPFGLMPREMHDVVRALAPHCTGFDVVEVNDRDDGQAAALAGKLLRAFVYEHAARSE; encoded by the coding sequence ATGTTTCCTGGCGCAGCAGCCGATCGGAACGTTGCGGATTACGTACTCCTTGGTGCGCCACTCGACGTTTCGACGACGTTCCAGCCCGGTACTCGATTTGGGCCGGATCGTATTCGACAGCATGCCCGAACGTTCGATGACTTTGATCACCACACAGGACTCCGGTTTTCTGATCTTGGTGTGCACGACGGCGGAGACCTCCACGCGTGGGATGACGCTGCCGAATACATCGGATTCCTCGAAGGAATGCTCTCTGACGTGCGTGACGACGGAGCACTCGGAATACCCATCGGTGGTGAACACACAGTCTCACTCGCTGGGGTGCGCGCGTTCGATCCGGACGTTTTCGTCTGTCTCGACGCCCACCTCGATCTCCGATCGGAGTACGACGGTAACCCGATGAGCCACGCGACCATTACGCGTCAGGCTCTCGACGTTGCCGACAGAGCGATCATCGTGGGCGCACGCACCGGAAGCGAAGACGAATGGGAACGAGCGAGTGAGAACGATGTAACAGTCATCCCACCCGACGAAGTGACAGCATGGACATCTGAACTACAAGTACAATCCAACCGTATACTGGATCAAAAGCCAGCCCCAGCGTCAAATCCGGTGTCAACATCAGACTTAGACTTAGACTCAGACTCCGATTCCGACTCAGATTCAAATTCCGATTTAAATTTGAATTTTGATTGGGGGTCGGTATTTGGCGGTGATGTCTACTTGAGTGTCGATATTGACGGTGCAGATCCCGCATTTGCGCCAGGGACAGGGACGATGGAGCCGTTCGGTCTCATGCCACGGGAAATGCATGACGTGGTACGAGCACTTGCGCCCCACTGCACTGGCTTTGATGTGGTTGAGGTAAACGACCGTGATGATGGGCAGGCAGCAGCGCTCGCTGGGAAACTCCTTCGGGCGTTCGTCTACGAACACGCTGCACGCTCAGAGTGA
- a CDS encoding asparagine synthase, which yields MVGLCGSIGQDALPEAMAEYISWGDDEETVSYSDDRIDLQASLHSLIAGDQPVAVEDEDVLLWIWGDVYGYGSRSNYVPRRGPPDGSAEFCAHLYEVFGMDFVSGLNGNFALVIYDQTENAVSFVTDRFATRPLYYAQPTDDTLIVSSQSQSLTLHPDIEPAFDLPYLYEYLDLRRVFGVKTPIAGVEQFPPGSIITVDLDDLTMTTTSYWSPTYDPIDKPYSYFQEQFVETIQQVFSDWTYDDLSYGLLLSGGSDSRLGLAAIDQPVTTFHNADWMSREAKIARRAANATDNTFKLLERGPDYDAGLLENASPLSNFSGWFDQAYFLGFEEEVTAEVDVLVSGLYADTLLGGGQLETPTVSLDPLGNLTIPTAQSVNSIDEYIDSQISEGIEPLPYFSDDWSLSSVLSDNIHETRDGIVSHGIHYDSIEDLVMYGGYYPLSSDTDAIFSESLAQMRPYRTPFLDNRIVDLQQQIPKRFFLRRNFVNKAVEQIDPALAEIPHAHTGVPLKYPFIVEYLGTNLNGLWWKHVADTSVPEPYLDHTPWPNREELIRARPFTTETLNECSEYLSDLSFLDVDGAWQCYHEHLDGEDNTTILYSLLTFLRMRATEAVHHSSQTENTDRSTPVIEPNSTASEGKTR from the coding sequence ATGGTTGGTCTCTGTGGCTCGATCGGACAAGACGCTCTCCCCGAGGCAATGGCTGAGTACATCAGCTGGGGCGACGATGAGGAGACCGTCTCATACAGCGATGATCGCATTGATCTGCAGGCGTCATTGCATTCGTTGATCGCTGGCGATCAGCCGGTTGCAGTTGAGGATGAGGATGTCCTCCTCTGGATTTGGGGTGACGTGTACGGCTACGGATCGAGATCGAACTACGTCCCACGGCGGGGGCCACCCGACGGAAGCGCGGAGTTCTGTGCGCATCTCTATGAGGTGTTCGGGATGGATTTCGTCTCTGGACTGAACGGCAATTTCGCGCTCGTCATCTACGATCAAACGGAAAACGCCGTGTCGTTTGTGACTGACCGGTTCGCGACCCGGCCGCTCTACTACGCACAACCGACCGACGACACTCTCATCGTTTCCTCACAGTCTCAATCGCTCACGCTTCATCCCGACATCGAACCAGCGTTCGATCTCCCATATCTTTACGAGTATCTCGATCTCAGGCGCGTGTTCGGTGTGAAAACGCCGATTGCAGGTGTCGAACAGTTCCCACCTGGATCGATTATCACGGTCGATCTCGACGACCTGACGATGACAACGACCAGCTACTGGTCTCCCACGTACGATCCAATCGATAAGCCGTACTCGTACTTCCAAGAGCAGTTTGTCGAGACAATCCAACAGGTGTTCTCGGACTGGACGTATGATGATCTCTCGTATGGCCTGCTCCTGTCGGGTGGAAGCGACTCGCGGCTCGGGCTCGCAGCGATTGACCAACCGGTCACGACATTCCATAATGCTGACTGGATGAGCCGAGAGGCGAAGATCGCACGGCGTGCGGCAAATGCGACAGATAATACGTTCAAGCTGCTGGAACGCGGACCAGATTACGACGCCGGACTCCTCGAAAACGCGTCACCGTTGTCGAATTTCAGTGGCTGGTTCGATCAGGCATACTTCCTTGGATTCGAAGAGGAGGTCACAGCAGAAGTCGACGTTCTCGTCTCAGGGTTGTATGCCGATACGCTGCTCGGTGGCGGACAGCTCGAAACACCCACCGTCTCTCTCGATCCGCTCGGGAACCTCACGATACCCACTGCACAGTCGGTCAATTCGATCGATGAGTACATCGACTCTCAGATAAGTGAGGGAATCGAACCGCTTCCGTATTTCTCTGATGACTGGTCTCTTTCGAGCGTTTTATCCGACAACATTCACGAGACACGTGACGGTATTGTCAGCCACGGTATCCATTACGATTCGATCGAAGATCTGGTGATGTACGGCGGCTACTACCCGCTAAGCTCGGACACCGACGCTATCTTTTCGGAGAGTCTGGCACAAATGCGGCCGTACCGAACGCCGTTCCTTGACAATCGGATCGTCGATCTCCAACAACAGATCCCGAAGCGGTTCTTCCTTCGCCGTAACTTCGTCAATAAGGCAGTCGAACAGATCGATCCAGCACTCGCTGAGATACCACACGCCCACACCGGCGTCCCACTCAAGTACCCGTTCATTGTCGAGTATCTCGGGACGAATCTCAATGGACTCTGGTGGAAACACGTCGCCGATACCAGTGTACCAGAACCGTACCTCGACCACACACCATGGCCAAACAGAGAGGAACTCATCCGTGCTCGACCGTTCACCACCGAGACGCTGAACGAATGCAGTGAATATCTATCGGATCTGTCATTCCTCGATGTCGATGGCGCATGGCAATGCTATCACGAACATCTCGACGGAGAGGACAATACGACGATATTATATTCTTTGTTGACGTTCCTCCGAATGCGGGCCACAGAAGCGGTCCATCATTCATCTCAAACAGAGAATACCGACCGGTCCACGCCGGTCATCGAACCAAATTCGACCGCATCAGAAGGAAAAACGCGATGA
- a CDS encoding flippase activity-associated protein Agl23 produces the protein MPSTAADFRALLADRWVPLAVIATAFGALILRLYALGHRVFYYDEAWVGYWVLKFLEHGSWQYRPILHGPFFMRVNSVVFSVFGATEFTARLVVAVIGGLLPLSAWLFRDRLRNEEIVALAFILAINPLLLYYSRFMRNDLPLAAFMLVALGLLVRAYDTRAPRYLYGMTIALGIAFTTKESVLLWLLTWGGAALLVFDRRLLRVREEGSGPVSFVRSLTVHAVAGFRTWATHLVGAILLFFLIVIFFYAPRSPEARAPGLWKAVGGKFEMLPAVIERATLGSYQKAIEHWAGGSIQSHPYLPYLLDTLWTLAMGAMGVCLLAIVGFLYDRYAGSTRDLVEFSFYCGVAATVGYPLANSVPVPWSTVHAVVALSIPAAVGVGVVYRWGQSQLSSQETARSDGSTIASERTRAMVKAGGATVLLGTLVVSSGLTAIETSYLNPYDSPRNGGDGNEIVYYAQAPEELQTVITAIDHAAATGGNDTDVLYVGRSLVSNESSRTAPPATAAWFRRIPVPWYTETIGADVTSVAVADDIGSEPPPVVITTAANRSAVAQKLGQSYTAKRYRLDEIGDRTLVVFFRNTNDS, from the coding sequence ATGCCTTCCACAGCGGCTGATTTCCGTGCATTACTCGCTGATCGGTGGGTACCGCTTGCAGTTATCGCGACCGCGTTCGGTGCTCTCATCCTCCGTTTGTACGCTCTTGGGCATCGAGTGTTCTACTACGATGAGGCGTGGGTCGGCTATTGGGTGCTGAAATTTCTTGAACACGGTAGCTGGCAGTATCGTCCGATTCTCCACGGGCCGTTTTTTATGCGAGTTAATTCGGTAGTCTTCTCGGTGTTCGGAGCGACCGAGTTTACTGCTCGGTTGGTCGTGGCAGTCATTGGTGGGTTACTTCCCTTATCAGCGTGGTTGTTCCGCGACCGTCTCCGAAACGAGGAGATCGTTGCGCTCGCATTCATCCTTGCGATCAATCCGCTGTTGCTCTACTACTCGCGCTTTATGCGAAACGACCTTCCGCTTGCGGCGTTCATGCTCGTCGCACTCGGGTTGTTGGTTCGGGCGTACGATACGCGTGCGCCGCGGTATCTCTACGGAATGACGATCGCGCTCGGAATCGCGTTTACCACCAAAGAGAGCGTCCTGCTGTGGTTGCTGACGTGGGGCGGTGCGGCCTTGCTCGTGTTCGATCGTCGGTTGCTTCGAGTCCGTGAGGAGGGATCCGGACCGGTCTCGTTTGTCCGGTCGCTCACTGTGCACGCTGTGGCTGGCTTTCGTACGTGGGCGACTCATTTGGTGGGAGCGATCCTGCTCTTTTTTCTTATTGTGATCTTCTTTTATGCACCTCGTAGTCCCGAGGCGAGAGCGCCCGGTCTCTGGAAAGCGGTGGGTGGTAAGTTTGAGATGCTTCCCGCTGTCATCGAGCGAGCGACGCTTGGCTCCTACCAAAAGGCCATTGAACACTGGGCTGGTGGGTCAATTCAGAGTCATCCGTATCTTCCATATCTTCTGGACACCCTCTGGACATTGGCAATGGGCGCGATGGGCGTCTGCTTGTTAGCAATCGTTGGCTTTCTTTATGATCGCTACGCTGGTAGTACCCGCGATCTGGTGGAGTTCAGTTTCTACTGCGGAGTTGCCGCAACGGTTGGATATCCACTCGCAAACAGCGTTCCGGTGCCGTGGTCAACGGTGCACGCTGTCGTGGCACTTTCGATTCCAGCAGCGGTTGGTGTCGGCGTCGTCTATCGATGGGGGCAGAGCCAGCTGTCTTCACAGGAGACTGCACGTTCCGACGGGAGTACCATCGCAAGCGAGCGCACGCGAGCGATGGTCAAAGCAGGTGGTGCGACTGTGCTACTGGGGACTCTGGTGGTCTCTTCTGGCCTCACAGCTATAGAGACGAGCTATCTCAATCCATACGACAGCCCAAGAAACGGAGGAGACGGCAACGAGATCGTCTACTATGCACAGGCACCGGAAGAACTGCAGACCGTCATCACCGCCATCGACCACGCGGCTGCAACTGGCGGAAACGATACGGATGTGCTGTACGTTGGCCGTTCGCTCGTGTCGAACGAGTCTTCCCGTACTGCTCCACCAGCAACAGCAGCGTGGTTCCGTCGGATCCCAGTCCCATGGTATACCGAAACGATCGGTGCCGATGTGACAAGTGTGGCCGTTGCTGATGACATTGGATCCGAACCACCGCCGGTGGTGATTACAACAGCGGCCAATCGTTCCGCTGTTGCACAGAAGCTTGGACAGAGCTACACCGCCAAACGGTACCGACTTGACGAAATTGGTGACAGAACGCTCGTGGTATTCTTTCGAAACACGAACGACTCCTGA
- a CDS encoding helix-turn-helix domain-containing protein, with protein MKPIAEEFAETILADDSTREPGSDLARETNKTMAVLLNLLGKKHTIAILHRFSCADDPLRFSDLEEMIDIAPNTLSNRLRELTEAGLLTRQSYDEIPPRVEYESTDKAQDLAPMFWYLGVWTDHHDLESST; from the coding sequence GTGAAGCCTATTGCCGAGGAGTTTGCCGAGACGATCCTCGCTGACGATTCGACGAGGGAACCAGGGAGTGACCTCGCACGAGAAACAAATAAAACGATGGCTGTGCTTCTCAATTTGCTCGGAAAAAAGCACACGATTGCTATTCTCCATCGGTTTTCATGTGCTGACGATCCTCTACGATTCTCCGATCTTGAGGAGATGATCGACATCGCACCGAACACACTCTCAAACCGTCTGCGGGAACTGACCGAAGCAGGGTTACTAACCCGCCAATCGTACGATGAGATACCACCACGGGTGGAGTACGAATCAACAGACAAAGCACAGGATCTTGCGCCGATGTTCTGGTATTTGGGTGTCTGGACAGACCACCACGATCTCGAATCGTCCACTTAA
- a CDS encoding aminotransferase class I/II-fold pyridoxal phosphate-dependent enzyme — protein sequence MDIEPFTLERWFAAHEHEADIMLAESGIRSLPASRFDLDPGNLGYVIPTNGEPKLRAEVGARYGRTADEVLFTCGAQEANFLVFLSLLNDDDHAVVVTPTYQSLHSVPESLADVTCVDLEPPEWTLDPDAVAKAIRPDTSLIVVNNPNNPTGRYHSQETIEALYEIAADHGAYLLCDEVYRLLAEDPIPPVASMGQYGISTTSLTKAYGLAGLRFGWLAGPPEIINAAWNWKDYTTISPSPLSQHIAQQALDTENEREILTTNRTLAHKNRQTTRAFLDRHGLDWYDPVGVNGFVTVPDGFATGMSFCERVVREESVVLAPGDAFGYPNRFRIGFGLPSEALTAGLSRLDTFFDRHS from the coding sequence ATGGATATCGAGCCATTCACGCTGGAGCGTTGGTTTGCCGCCCACGAGCACGAAGCCGACATTATGCTTGCCGAAAGCGGTATCCGAAGTCTTCCTGCATCTCGATTTGACCTCGATCCCGGTAATCTCGGATATGTGATACCGACCAACGGCGAGCCTAAACTCCGTGCTGAGGTTGGGGCACGGTACGGCCGTACTGCGGACGAGGTGTTGTTCACGTGCGGAGCACAAGAAGCCAACTTCCTCGTGTTTCTCTCCCTTTTGAACGATGACGATCACGCTGTCGTCGTCACGCCGACCTACCAGTCGCTTCACTCGGTGCCGGAGTCACTTGCCGATGTCACGTGCGTCGACTTGGAACCACCAGAATGGACGCTCGATCCGGACGCAGTCGCCAAAGCCATACGTCCTGACACATCGCTTATCGTCGTAAACAATCCAAACAATCCGACAGGACGATATCACTCTCAAGAGACCATCGAAGCACTGTATGAGATTGCAGCCGACCACGGCGCGTATCTGCTGTGTGATGAGGTGTATCGACTGCTCGCGGAGGATCCAATTCCCCCAGTAGCCAGTATGGGTCAGTACGGAATTTCGACGACGAGTTTGACGAAGGCCTATGGCTTGGCCGGTCTCCGGTTCGGGTGGCTCGCTGGGCCACCGGAGATCATCAACGCAGCGTGGAACTGGAAAGACTACACCACGATCTCACCATCGCCCCTCAGTCAACACATCGCCCAGCAGGCACTCGACACCGAGAACGAACGCGAGATCCTCACCACGAACCGTACACTTGCCCATAAGAATAGGCAAACCACGCGCGCGTTTCTGGACCGACACGGCCTCGACTGGTATGATCCCGTCGGTGTAAACGGATTCGTGACCGTCCCAGACGGATTTGCGACGGGGATGTCGTTCTGTGAGCGCGTCGTCCGCGAGGAAAGCGTGGTCCTCGCGCCGGGTGATGCATTCGGCTATCCCAATCGCTTCCGTATCGGATTTGGATTACCGAGCGAAGCATTGACTGCGGGGCTCTCACGGCTCGATACATTCTTCGATCGGCACTCATAG
- a CDS encoding translation initiation factor IF-5A, whose amino-acid sequence MARQQTEVRDLQEGSYVMIDDTPCQINAYSTAKPGKHGSAKARVEGRGVFDERKRNFTQPVDAKVWVPIVDRKQGQVINIDGSDMQVMDLETYETFPMRIPDGMDPSPDDEIEYLEYEDQRKVV is encoded by the coding sequence ATGGCGAGACAACAGACCGAAGTTCGTGATCTACAGGAAGGTAGCTACGTGATGATCGACGATACGCCGTGTCAAATCAACGCGTACAGCACGGCAAAACCAGGCAAACACGGGAGTGCGAAAGCACGTGTCGAGGGTCGTGGTGTCTTCGATGAGCGAAAGCGCAATTTCACCCAGCCCGTCGACGCGAAGGTGTGGGTGCCGATCGTCGACCGCAAGCAAGGACAAGTCATCAATATTGACGGCAGTGACATGCAGGTCATGGACCTCGAGACCTACGAGACGTTCCCGATGCGCATTCCTGATGGGATGGACCCATCACCAGACGACGAGATCGAGTATCTCGAATACGAAGACCAGCGGAAGGTCGTCTAA
- a CDS encoding deoxyhypusine synthase, with protein sequence MSEDSSHGHDTPREEFQHDPIGHTTVGAGMTVADLIDEYGKAGIGAADLHKTVDVAAEMFADDVTVFFGLAGAMVPTGMRAIVTDLIRRGHIDVLVTTGANLTHDAIEAIGGKHHHGRVCDDQRTEREHDEQLRDEGVDRIYNVYLPQEHFAQFESHLRDEVFPAFDEPVSIRAFTAELGRANADVNEREAIEEDAGIAAAAYANDVPVYVPAIQDSVLGLQAWLRSQVQPFSLDALSDMSELNDFAYDADSSGAFVVGGGVPKNFVLQTMLVAPDAYDYAVQLTMDPPQTGGLSGATLDEARSWGKLEKDARNASIYADATITLPLVVAGALDRIE encoded by the coding sequence ATGAGCGAGGATTCCAGTCACGGGCACGACACTCCCCGAGAGGAGTTTCAGCACGATCCTATCGGACACACGACGGTTGGCGCTGGAATGACGGTTGCAGATCTAATCGATGAGTACGGGAAGGCGGGCATTGGAGCGGCAGATCTCCACAAAACTGTCGATGTCGCCGCGGAGATGTTTGCGGACGATGTCACCGTTTTCTTCGGTCTCGCGGGCGCGATGGTCCCCACTGGGATGCGCGCCATCGTCACGGATCTCATTCGACGCGGGCATATCGACGTGCTCGTCACCACAGGCGCGAACCTCACTCACGATGCTATCGAGGCAATCGGCGGTAAACACCACCACGGCCGAGTCTGTGACGACCAGCGCACAGAGCGAGAACACGACGAGCAGCTTCGTGACGAGGGAGTTGACCGGATCTACAACGTCTATCTTCCACAGGAACATTTCGCTCAGTTCGAGTCACACCTTCGTGATGAGGTGTTTCCAGCGTTCGACGAACCAGTGAGCATTCGCGCGTTCACAGCGGAACTCGGGCGTGCAAACGCCGACGTCAATGAACGCGAGGCGATCGAGGAAGATGCGGGTATCGCTGCTGCTGCCTACGCGAACGATGTACCTGTCTATGTACCAGCGATTCAAGATTCTGTGCTCGGTCTCCAAGCGTGGCTTCGTTCACAGGTTCAACCGTTCTCATTGGACGCACTCTCGGATATGTCTGAGTTAAATGATTTTGCATATGACGCTGACAGCTCCGGCGCGTTTGTCGTCGGTGGAGGCGTTCCGAAGAACTTCGTTCTACAGACGATGCTCGTCGCACCAGACGCCTACGACTATGCGGTCCAACTGACGATGGACCCTCCACAAACTGGCGGTCTGTCCGGTGCAACGCTCGATGAAGCCCGCTCGTGGGGTAAATTGGAGAAAGACGCGCGTAACGCATCGATCTATGCCGACGCGACGATAACACTGCCGCTCGTCGTTGCAGGTGCATTGGATCGAATCGAGTGA
- a CDS encoding FlaD/FlaE family flagellar protein yields the protein MVVDPSRYDVSDLRERSIDDTSNSGDDNHGFVWVRNETEAESQGDDADHQQDTKNTTSSQSDTQSKEKPQSQNTGEKITDLDKNTASNQTTHSSDGGFTYQRSEQTGDNGPGFQWSNTTNESASEAQSQSLSETESESQLQEKPTESFEGWDSNDSKFEKWDDNGLNNDIQSDTETHNSDSSTQQHTETTADGQSAENTTGKQSVVNGDDGGQEQQYAKTAIDPINYDISELQAISDCDIVDHLSNELETEVHGFVWSDPPEEHRSRIEDPTPEQHQRLLTLEGIDPEMVGEKPYLTRISTEAAGAFISDWLEFLTHEAGTEGAINAIERYHEIGWFTKSVEEDLQNRIRWNDHYDGNGYKVFDRGDHLLSFAYIAKIASVNSEGMVFY from the coding sequence ATGGTCGTCGATCCGAGCAGATACGACGTGTCGGACCTCCGTGAAAGGAGCATCGATGATACGTCGAACAGCGGAGACGACAATCATGGATTCGTTTGGGTGAGAAACGAGACAGAGGCAGAAAGTCAGGGAGACGACGCCGATCATCAGCAGGATACCAAGAACACAACATCTTCTCAATCAGACACACAATCGAAAGAAAAGCCACAATCTCAAAACACTGGTGAGAAAATTACTGATTTAGATAAAAATACTGCATCGAACCAAACGACACACAGTTCTGATGGCGGGTTTACATATCAGAGATCGGAACAGACAGGAGACAACGGCCCTGGGTTCCAGTGGAGTAACACAACCAATGAATCCGCCTCGGAAGCCCAGTCACAGTCGTTGTCCGAGACTGAATCAGAGTCACAATTGCAGGAAAAGCCAACAGAATCGTTCGAAGGGTGGGACAGTAATGACTCGAAGTTCGAAAAGTGGGATGACAATGGCTTGAACAACGATATCCAATCGGATACAGAAACGCATAACAGCGACAGTTCAACACAACAACACACTGAAACCACAGCTGATGGGCAATCTGCTGAAAACACAACCGGCAAACAATCCGTCGTAAACGGGGATGATGGAGGACAGGAACAACAGTACGCCAAAACTGCTATCGATCCGATTAACTATGATATATCGGAGCTTCAAGCGATTTCTGATTGTGATATCGTCGATCATCTCTCGAACGAGTTAGAGACCGAAGTCCACGGATTCGTTTGGTCCGACCCCCCCGAAGAACATCGGTCACGCATAGAGGACCCGACCCCAGAACAACATCAACGATTGCTTACACTCGAAGGAATCGACCCAGAGATGGTCGGTGAGAAGCCCTACCTTACGCGAATTTCGACCGAGGCAGCAGGAGCGTTTATCAGCGATTGGCTCGAGTTTCTCACACACGAAGCTGGAACTGAAGGAGCGATCAACGCAATCGAACGCTACCACGAAATTGGTTGGTTCACTAAAAGCGTCGAAGAGGACCTCCAAAACCGAATACGCTGGAACGACCACTACGACGGCAACGGATACAAAGTATTCGACCGTGGTGACCACCTACTGAGTTTTGCTTACATCGCTAAGATCGCCTCAGTCAACTCCGAGGGGATGGTCTTCTACTGA